In a single window of the Lodderomyces elongisporus chromosome 4, complete sequence genome:
- the dus2 gene encoding tRNA-dihydrouridine synthase 2 (BUSCO:EOG092628FW), with amino-acid sequence MALTYTNKVCLAPMVRSGELPIRLLALRYGCDLVWSPEYIDRKIIQTQRRVNAELNTIDYIIPNNKDPSKMKHNQDNVVFRKHPEETGKLIFQLGTSTPELAVEAASRVIEDVDGIDLNCGCPKSFSTHGGMGAELLKTPDILCSILRALVEKVGNPNKKPISCKIRLLPNFEASKLLIEQICQTGIRNLTIHCRTPIMRNRQDPFWNYLPKLIPIIESHGISVILNGNFQGRGDLTSLQEALGNPNLSIMIAEGAEANPSIFINTNTNTNNSNTHSVANTPSSPKTQAEIINEVVELGKKYYLYSGTKFMVSNMTPGKSIYFQKFARSKSFEQMEEVIKEMNNEGGCEDESKNSREASDFSARSNTSTTTTTSIDKIYKIMTKDCQKPRFWDAEGYQNYMAQRQNKMQRYFKNWNEEEMLKDLNDTPTPRTNETFNSGNKRQGKSKNSNNNNNNNNNNNNNKTKGDKETEKALKRHSQQEEIENKVKVQKLDGDAIHAQMV; translated from the coding sequence ATGGCTCTTACATATACAAATAAAGTTTGTCTTGCACCCATGGTCCGTAGTGGTGAACTACCCATCCGTTTACTAGCCCTTCGTTACGGATGCGATCTTGTTTGGTCGCCAGAATACATCGATCGGAAAATCATTCAAACACAACGCAGAGTCAATGCAGAACTCAACACCATTGACTATATAATACCAAACAACAAGGATCCATCAAAGATGAAGCACAACCAAGACAATGTAGTATTTCGCAAACATCCAGAGGAGACGGGAAAATTGATCTTTCAACTCGGAACAAGCACACCAGAATTGGCAGTAGAGGCGGCACTGCGAGTAATTGAGGATGTAGATGGCATTGACTTGAATTGCGGGTGCCCAAAATCATTCTCTACCCACGGCGGAATGGGTGCTGAGTTGTTGAAAACACCAGATATACTCTGCTCAATATTAAGAGCACTAGTTGAAAAAGTTGGCAACCCAAATAAGAAACCCATCAGCTGCAAAATCAGGCTCTTGCCCAACTTTGAAGCTTCAAAACTCTTAATTGAACAAATTTGTCAAACGGGGATCAGAAATTTGACTATACACTGTCGAACACCCATTATGCGAAATAGACAAGACCCATTCTGGAATTATTTGCCCAAACTTATACCGATAATTGAGTCACATGGAATAAGTGTCATACTCAATGGTAACTTCCAAGGTAGAGGAGACTTGACCAGCTTGCAAGAAGCATTGGGAAACCCAAACTTGAGTATCATGATAGCAGAAGGAGCAGAGGCAAACCCTTCTATATTTAttaacaccaacaccaacaccaacaatagcaacacCCATTCTGTTGCAAATACGCCATCACTGCCGAAAACACAGGCTGAGATCATCAATGAAGTAGTCGAATTGGGCAAAAAGTACTATTTATACTCTGGTACCAAATTCATGGTGTCCAATATGACCCCGGGCAAGTCAatatattttcaaaagtttgCACGCCTGAAAAGTTTTGAACAAATGGAGGAAGTAATCAAGGAGATGAATAATGAAGGTGGATGTGAAGACGAAAGTAAGAATCTGAGGGAAGCTTCAGATTTTAGTGCTCGCAGCAACActagcaccaccaccaccaccagtattgataaaatttataaaaTCATGACCAAAGATTGTCAGAAACCCAGATTTTGGGATGCAGAAGGCTACCAGAACTACATGGCACAACGGCAGAATAAGATGCAAAGATACTTTAAAAATTGgaatgaagaagagatgTTGAAAGACTTGAACGACACACCTACACCGAGGACAAACGAAACTTTCAACAGTGGGAACAAACGTCAGGGTAAGAGCAAaaatagcaacaacaacaacaacaacaacaacaacaacaacaacaacaaaaccaagGGTGACAAAGAAACGGAAAAAGCATTAAAGCGTCATTctcaacaagaagaaatagaGAACAAAGTGAAGGTCCAAAAACTTGATGGCGATGCAATTCACGCGCAAATGGTTTGa
- the TIM23 gene encoding Mitochondrial import inner membrane translocase subunit tim23 (BUSCO:EOG09264NC7), whose protein sequence is MSWIFGKPTQSQDDQSNDQLKQRLGFDPREVSDVNTIISSPSSETASSLNSSLLLHPLAGLEKGIEYLDLEEEKLNTVEGSKGLIPSRSWTDDLCYGTGAVYLLGLGIGGLFGLQHGLSTLPQDAPGKVKLNHILNNITKRGPFLGNSAGVLALTYNLIDSTIDAVREKHEDVNSVAAGALAGALFRSSRGLKPMAYSSVMMAGAAGVWCALKRSIHEDNQVVLKE, encoded by the coding sequence ATGTCCTGGATTTTTGGTAAGCCTACACAGTCACAAGATGACCAAAGCAATGATCAATTGAAACAGAGACTAGGTTTTGACCCCCGTGAAGTCTCTGATGTCAACACCATCATTTCATCACCATCTAGCGAGACTGCATCCTCGTTGAACTCATCCTTATTGCTCCATCCACTTGCTGGACTTGAGAAGGGGATTGAATATCTCGatcttgaagaagaaaaattaaacaccGTTGAAGGCTCTAAGGGTCTCATCCCATCCAGATCATGGACTGATGATCTTTGTTATGGTACCGGTGCAGTTTACCTTTTAGGTCTTGGAATCGGTGGATTGTTTGGTTTGCAACATGGGTTGTCAACCTTGCCTCAGGATGCACCAGGTAAAGTTAAACTCAATCACATTTTGAACAACATCACAAAGAGAGGTCCCTTTTTGGGAAATAGTGCTGGTGTTTTAGCGTTAACTTATAATTTGATTGACTCTACTATTGATGCTGTGAGGGAGAAACACGAAGACGTCAACTCTGTTGCCGCTGGTGCACTTGCTGGTGCTTTGTTCAGAAGTAGCCGTGGTTTGAAGCCTATGGCATATTCGAGTGTTATGATGGCCGGTGCTGCAGGCGTTTGGTGTGCATTAAAACGTTCTATACATGAGGATAACCAAGTGGTGTTGAAAGAGTAA
- the GLO2 gene encoding Cytoplasmic glyoxalase II, with translation MHILPIPMRWGQGDNYAYLLVDDRSKNAWLIDPAVPSEVNEFIKEKKPKYELKAIVNTHHHYDHSDGNKEFHRKYPDLPIIAGKDSPLVTYTPSHEEVIDLGDDLSVTALHTPCHTQDSICYYVKDAKTGEKAVFTGDTLFISGCGRFFEGTGAEMNVALNKILAKLPKDTKVYPGHEYTKSNVKFSKTILDNEAIEALDEYTQKHEHTTGQFTIGDELNFNPFMRLSDPQVQEKTGLTQADDVMTKLREMKNNS, from the coding sequence ATGCACATTCTTCCAATTCCTATGAGGTGGGGCCAAGGCGATAATTACGCCTACCTTTTAGTCGATGACCGCAGTAAAAATGCATGGTTGATTGACCCAGCAGTTCCTCTGGAAGTCAATGAGTTTATCAAGGagaaaaaaccaaaatatGAATTGAAAGCAATTGTCAATACGCACCATCATTATGATCATTCTGACGGTAACAAAGAGTTTCACAGAAAATACCCAGATTTGCCAATAATTGCCGGTAAGGACTCGCCTTTGGTGACCTATACGCCGTCGCACGAAGAAGTAATTGATTTGGGTGATGATTTGTCTGTTACAGCGTTGCATACGCCATGCCACACACAGGACTCGATTTGTTACTACGTTAAGGATGCAAAAACAGGTGAAAAAGCAGTATTTACGGGTGACACATTGTTCATCAGTGGATGCGGACGATTTTTCGAAGGCACTGGTGCAGAAATGAATGTTGCCTTGAACAAAATCTTGGCCAAATTGCCCAAAGATACAAAAGTATATCCTGGACACGAGTATACCAAGTCCAATGTCAAGTTTTCCAAGACCATTTTGGACAATGAAGCAATCGAAGCTTTGGATGAGTACACACAAAAGCACGAGCATACAACGGGTCAATTTACAATTGGAGACGAATTGAATTTTAACCCATTTATGAGATTACTGGACCCACAGGTTCAGGAGAAGACAGGGTTGACTCAAGCTGATGATGTGATGACAAAGTTaagagaaatgaaaaacaactCGTAA
- the SGT1 gene encoding Cochaperone protein (BUSCO:EOG09264LH2), whose amino-acid sequence MAVEQAIKHGDEAVQAKDFLGAIQFYTSALKENPQAFQAYLKRAIAYSKLKNLDHAKKDISTAFTIANDRGKRSEIGLCYFRLAIIYYQEKKLKLALSQFSKALEYDCKEATLQMWKDKCEYDLKNHPEWNVDNDDDDDDDDKEEEKKEEEEKEREGEREAAEVVGGERSTSNLDSSGDGKGGSELKSEIVEKTETTKASATEANASKPATQSNVDEINRIAPLSVKIREDWYQSNDDVIITIYAKNIKEDKLKVHFESKSVSISFPSANGSEYNYNLDPLYSEIRVEESRFKIYSTKLEISLRKSIAGKWPSLEKEETLTNNGNSNNKGRQEELHAAYPSSSRKKIDWSNFKVEDETENEGGEPNQFFQQIFKDMDEDSRRAMMKSYVQSNGTVLTTNWEEARDKEFETSPPEGMVAKKWGA is encoded by the coding sequence ATGGCTGTTGAACAAGCAATTAAACATGGAGATGAAGCGGTGCAAGCGAAAGATTTTCTAGGGGCAATTCAATTTTACACTCTGGCTCTTAAGGAGAACccacaagcttttcaaGCATATTTGAAGCGAGCAATAGCGTACCTGAAATTAAAGAATTTGGATCATGCAAAAAAGGACATCTCAACAGCATTTACAATTGCCAACGATAGAGGTAAGCGATCCGAGATTGGATTATGTTACTTTAGATTAGCAATCATTTATtatcaagaaaagaaacttaAATTGGCATTGAGTCAATTCAGCAAAGCACTAGAATATGACTGCAAAGAAGCAACACTACAAATGTGGAAGGATAAATGTGAATACGATTTGAAAAACCATCCAGAATGGAATGTcgacaatgatgatgatgatgatgatgatgacaaagaagaagaaaaaaaagaagaagaagaaaaagaaagagaaggagaaagagaagcaGCTGAAGTAGTAGGTGGTGAGAGATCTACTCTGAATTTAGACAGCAGTGGAGATGGGAAAGGGGGCAGTGAGCTTAAGTCTGAGATAGTGGAAAAGACAGAAACAACTAAAGCTCTGGCGACAGAAGCAAATGCTTCCAAGCCAGCAACCCAGTCCAATGTTGACGAGATTAATCGGATTGCTCCGTTGAGTGTGAAGATCAGAGAAGATTGGTATCAGTCCAATGATGATGTCATTATTACTATATATGCTAAGAATATCAAAGAAGACAAGCTAAAAGTGCATTTTGAGAGCAAATCGGTCTCGATCTCTTTTCCAAGTGCAAACGGTTCCGAGTATAACTACAATCTTGATCCTTTGTATTCTGAGATTCGCGTTGAGGAGTCGAGGTTTAAAATATATTCAACTAAATTAGAAATATCATTGAGAAAAAGCATTGCGGGAAAATGGCCGTCGttagagaaagaagaaactttGACCAATAATGGCAATAGTAACAACAAGGGTAGACAAGAAGAATTGCATGCTGCTTACCCGTCAAgttcaagaaaaaaaatcgaCTGGAGTAATTTcaaagttgaagatgaaacaGAAAACGAAGGTGGTGAaccaaatcaattttttcagcAGATATTCAAGGATATGGACGAAGACTCAAGAAGGGCTATGATGAAGTCGTATGTGCAAAGTAACGGAACGGTTTTAACCACTAATTGGGAAGAGGCCCGTGACAAGGAGTTTGAGACCTCACCACCAGAAGGTATGGTGGCCAAAAAGTGGGGCGCTTAG
- the TAZ1 gene encoding Lyso-phosphatidylcholine acyltransferase has protein sequence MSFPDVLRRGDEFLSEYPRTNPLWNYASHATCLFMITGSKIILNTLYKPFVHNIEKLDMALAKAREENRGLLTVMNHMSVVDDPAFYAALPWRFHFDIDTIRWGFGAHNICFSNAIQSWFFNLGKILGTKRFGEGPFQGSLDAAIRILSPDDTLDLEFTPGVKDVAKPNLLQTVNNYHNKSNTEMVKFIKPTPEGTNVLMSKNPFIRSKTSWFHVFPEGFVLQLQEPHSNSMRYFKWGVSRLILESTRAPVVVPIFTYGFEKVAPEDSAEEGIKRWLPANVGAEIHLTIGDMICDTKIEQYRQDWRKLVSKYIDKYHPTDLSEELMNGKKAQQLRSSLAAFLRDSVLQIRNSIPLFQPEDPRFKDPKFWKIYTNTEGMSDEDVKFIGKNWAIKRLQSHLPDFDPKEKK, from the coding sequence ATGTCATTTCCGGATGTGCTTAGACGTGGAGATGAGTTTCTTTCAGAATATCCGCGAACCAATCCTCTTTGGAACTATGCGTCTCATGCAACATGTCTCTTCATGATCACGGGCTCGAAAATCATTTTAAACACCCTTTACAAACCATTTGTGCACAATATAGAGAAACTAGACATGGCTTTGGCCAAAGCAAGAGAGGAGAATCGAGGATTATTAACGGTAATGAATCACATGTCCGTTGTTGATGACCCAGCATTTTATGCAGCACTACCGTGGCGATTCCATTTCGATATTGACACAATTCGCTGGGGGTTCGGTGCCCACAACATATGTTTTTCAAATGCAATCCAGAGTtggtttttcaatttgggCAAGATTTTAGGCACAAAGAGATTTGGAGAAGGTCCTTTTCAAGGCTCGTTGGATGCTGCAATTAGAATCTTGAGTCCCGATGATACTTTGGACTTGGAATTTACCCCCGGCGTCAAAGATGTGGCAAAGCCAAATTTGCTTCAGACTGTAAATAATTACCACAATAAATCAAACACGGAGATGGTGAAGTTCATCAAACCGACACCGGAGGGCACTAATGTGTTGATGTCGAAAAACCCATTTATAAGATCTAAAACCTCCTGGTTTCACGTGTTTCCCGAAGGATTTGTATTACAATTGCAAGAACCACACAGTAACTCTATGAGATATTTCAAGTGGGGTGTAAGTAGATTAATTTTGGAATCTACCAGGGCACCTGTGGTGGTACCCATCTTCACATACGGATTCGAAAAAGTAGCGCCCGAGGATAGTGCAGAAGAGGGTATTAAAAGATGGCTACCTGCAAACGTTGGAGCAGAGATTCACTTGACCATTGGAGACATGATTTGTGATACCAAGATCGAACAATATAGACAGGATTGGCGGAAACTTGTACTGAAATATATTGATAAATACCATCCAACTGATTTATCTGAAGAGTTAATGAATGGCAAGAAGGCACAACAATTGAGAAGCTCTTTAGCAGCATTTTTACGTGACAGTGTTTTGCAAATACGAAACTCAATTCCACTCTTTCAACCCGAGGATCCAAGATTTAAAGACCCtaaattttggaaaatctATACCAATACTGAAGGAATGAGTGACGAGGATGTCAAATTTATTGGGAAGAATTGGGCTATCAAGCGACTCCAATCACATTTGCCAGATTTTGATCctaaggaaaaaaaatga
- the TIM22 gene encoding Mitochondrial import inner membrane translocase subunit tim22 has product MNSNNGLWGVYQGPQPPPKALSEMTQEEQAEAGAQQFISFMQSCPGKTAMAGVSGFALGGFFGLFMASMAYDVPVGTDSVKHISELPFKQQMKLQFGDMAKRSYSSAKNFGYIGLVYSGVECAIESFRAKHDLYNGVSAGCITGAGLAIKAGPQAAFVGCAGFAAFSLAIDTYLNSDSTYPPKNDYDT; this is encoded by the coding sequence ATGAATCTGAATAATGGATTATGGGGTGTATACCAAGGCCCACAGCCTCCACCCAAAGCTCTACTGGAAATGAcacaagaagaacaagcCGAAGCTGGTGCACAACAATTTATCAGTTTTATGCAATCGTGTCCAGGAAAAACTGCAATGGCGGGTGTCAGTGGGTTTGCATTGGGTGGTTTCTTTGGTCTTTTTATGGCATCGATGGCCTATGATGTGCCTGTGGGAACAGACTCGGTGAAGCACATTAGTGAATTACCATTTAAACAGCAAATGAAACTACAATTTGGTGATATGGCTAAGCGATCGTACTCTTCTGCAAAGAATTTCGGATACATTGGTTTGGTATATTCGGGAGTAGAATGTGCAATCGAGAGTTTTAGAGCTAAACACGATCTTTATAATGGCGTTAGTGCCGGATGCATCACTGGGGCTGGGTTGGCCATCAAAGCCGGACCTCAAGCGGCTTTTGTTGGTTGCGCAGGTTTTGCAGCTTTCAGTTTAGCTATTGACACATATCTTAATAGCGACTCTACATATCCTCCAAAGAATGATTACGATACATAA
- the MAG1 gene encoding 3-methyladenine DNA glycosylase (BUSCO:EOG09264X9R) produces MGAITRSNKSGAKTAENTSQVYLLASDIPNDIKISSTDSKVTKPKSKSNPKPSKASSSSSSSSPKKVLPKSKKSIEEFMDRENIPSDLALPQKFIDYHTPSFIDGLKFCISQDPTLYPVVVCQNFEGFGSKDFDKKLQQADDDRIHFIWYSLIRSVIAQQVSGAAAKSIENKFKNLFNEGEVPTAKLTREMSSEQLKSAGISGPKVKYVEHISQVFTDPSSKLCDLSFYANATVEEVYEEVCKLKGIGIWSAKMFALFTLEEMDVFAEDDLGVARGMAKYLQQRPEMLSQVKSAAKGDEDKQKRLKKRSKFFNKDNSKRTWNPVHDVYVLDIAEKFKPYRSAFMMILWRLSSTNIDVLEI; encoded by the coding sequence ATGGGTGCAATCACAAGATCCAACAAATCTGGCGCCAAGACAGCAGAAAACACGTCTCAAGTGTATCTCCTCGCGTCAGATATACCAAATGACATCAAAATCTCATCCACTGATAGTAAGGTAACAAAGCCCAAGTCCAAACTGAACCCAAAACCGTCGAAAGCTTCTagctcttcttcttcttcttcaccaaAAAAGGTTCTACccaaatccaaaaagtCAATTGAAGAGTTTATGGATCGTGAAAATATCCCTCTGGACCTCGCGCTCCCGCAGAAGTTTATCGACTACCATACCCCACTGTTTATTGATGGTTTGAAGTTTTGCATTTCGCAAGATCCGACATTGTACCCCGTTGTTGTTTGTCAAAACTTTGAAGGATTTGGATCGAAAGATTTTgacaaaaaattacaacaaGCCGATGACGATAGAATACATTTCATTTGGTACAGTTTGATTCGATCCGTGATTGCACAACAAGTCAGTGGCGCTGCAGCCAAATCGATTGAAAACAAGTTTAAGAATTTGTTTAATGAAGGGGAAGTGCCCACTGCGAAACTCACACGGGAGATGTCACTGgaacaattgaaaagtgCTGGTATTTCTGGTCCTAAAGTCAAGTATGTTGAGCATATAAGCCAAGTATTTACAGACCCAAGTAGCAAATTATGTGATTTGTCATTTTATGCAAATGCCACCGTGGAGGAGGTGTACGAAGAAGTATGTAAATTAAAAGGAATCGGGATATGGTCAGCAAAGATGTTTGCGTTGTTTACGTTGGAGGAGATGGATGTGTTTGCGGAGGATGATTTAGGTGTAGCTAGAGGAATGGCAAAATACCTTCAACAGAGACCGGAGATGTTGCTGCAAGTAAAGAGTGCAGCAAAAGGAGACGAAGATAAACAGAAACgattgaagaaaagatcaaagtttttcaataaaGACAACTCGAAAAGAACATGGAACCCTGTGCATGACGTGTATGTGCTTGATATCGCTGAGAAATTCAAACCGTATCGGAGTGCATTTATGATGATTTTGTGGAGATTGAGCTCTACCAATATTGATGTACTAGAAATTtga
- the RRP8 gene encoding 25S rRNA (adenine645-N1)-methyltransferase (BUSCO:EOG09263YBT), whose product MLFEAKGWNLKNSDKIALGGAAKKKKKNTNNSNKNNSSNGKKGNFTGSSITKEDVERVINPTTFDETSNKNEKSKKNEKRNEKNKSEQEQNSGNIESAKSKRRENDKLDKIGKNGEASNVKSDKKRQSRDDDNDSSTKVKRSKAIQKSVNTSTTLSTTPANDSVAAPMPIPVTSQTKLTPLQQKMMSKLSGSRFRWINEQLYTITSEEALKLIKEQPSLFDEYHQGFRSQVSSWPENPVDVFVNQFKQRLTTRNINAPGGLPGNQDKRIVVADMGCGEAQFSADIGQFVKQLQKKGKKYRNLNVDVHSYDLKKYNERITVADIKNVPLASGSASIVIFCLALMGTNFLDFIKEAYRILQPRGELWIAEIKSRFTDGGPERAENVGSEFVEALKLNGFFHKSTDNSNKMFTRFEFFKPPQDIIDERRAKLERKRKFIEEESEKEKLESKREKRPEGEWLLKPCIYKRR is encoded by the coding sequence ATGTTGTTTGAGGCAAAAGGTTggaatttaaaaaatagCGATAAGATAGCGCTTGGTGGAGCtgcgaagaagaagaaaaagaatacaaataacagcaacaagaacaatagttctaatggaaaaaaaggaaattttACTGGAAGTAGTATTACTAAAGAGGATGTTGAAAGAGTTATTAACCCTACAACTTTTGACGAAACTAGTAATAAAAACGagaaatcaaagaaaaatgaaaagaggaatgaaaagaataaactGGAACAGGAGCAGAATTCTGGCAATATTGAACTGGCCAAGTCAAAGAGGCGTGAGAATGATAAACTTGACAAAATTGGTAAAAATGGTGAAGCTTCCAATGTCAAATCGgacaaaaagagacaatCAAGAGACGACGATAATGATTCATCGACAAAAGTGAAGCGATCAAAAGCTATTCAGAAATCTGTAAATACTTCTACAACATTATCTACTACACCTGCCAATGATTCAGTTGCAGCACCTATGCCGATTCCAGTCACATCGCAAACAAAACTCACACCATTGCAACAAAAGATGATGTCGAAGCTTTCCGGGTCCCGTTTTAGATGGATTAATGAACAACTTTATACAATCACCTCAGAAGAGGCATTAAAACTCATTAAGGAACAACCCTCTTTGTTTGATGAATACCATCAAGGATTCCGTTCTCAAGTTTCTAGTTGGCCAGAGAACCCAGTTGATGTTTTCGTAAATCAGTTCAAGCAGAGGTTGACTACAAGAAACATCAATGCTCCGGGTGGATTGCCTGGTAACCAGGATAAAagaattgttgttgcagatATGGGATGCGGCGAGGCACAATTCAGCGCAGATATAGGTCAATTTGTCAAACAATTACAGAAAAAGGGCAAGAAATATAGAAACTTGAATGTTGATGTTCACAGCTATGATTTAAAGAAATACAATGAGAGAATCACTGTGGCAGATATCAAAAATGTCCCACTTGCCTCGGGTTCTGCAAGTATAGTCATTTTCTGCCTTGCATTAATGGGTACAAATTTTTTGGATTTTATTAAGGAGGCATATAGGATATTACAGCCTAGAGGAGAATTGTGGATTGCAGAGATTAAATCAAGGTTCACAGATGGCGGCCCAGAAAGGGCTGAAAACGTCGGTAGTGAATTTGTGGAGGCATTGAAACTCAATGGGTTTTTCCATAAACTGACTGACAATTCAAATAAGATGTTCACTAGATTTGAGTTCTTTAAGCCTCCACAAGATATAATAGATGAAAGAAGGGCTAAATTggagaggaagagaaagtttattgaagaagaaagcgagaaagagaaattggaaagcaagagagaaaagagaccTGAAGGTGAATGGCTTTTGAAGCCATGTATTTACAAAAGGCGGTAA